The following proteins are co-located in the Patescibacteria group bacterium genome:
- a CDS encoding DUF5668 domain-containing protein: MHDGGMCGCPHHKLVPLIIVIVGVAFLLQTLGVLTAATVSMVWPIGLIMIGLMKLSSGMCGCCSMKKK; the protein is encoded by the coding sequence ATGCACGACGGAGGTATGTGCGGTTGTCCACATCACAAGTTGGTTCCGTTAATCATTGTGATAGTTGGTGTAGCCTTTTTGCTACAAACGCTTGGTGTTTTGACGGCGGCCACGGTTAGCATGGTTTGGCCGATTGGCTTGATCATGATCGGACTGATGAAACTAAGCAGTGGCATGTGCGGCTGCTGTTCCATGAAGAAGAAGTAG
- a CDS encoding adenylate/guanylate cyclase domain-containing protein produces the protein MKTSVRRQLFVALFGLVCVLTLGLLDSANYFAVADSRLTDRLIVSHPETTGIVIVAIDNKSIQEFGVWPWPRSIHAQLIDFLRQTAARNVGYDVTFSETSAPDEDVKLAQAIKAAKKIILASEPGLNPLPLFEPEGTGLTTLITDPDGVVRSAIIKGSLTESVAEWIPASGVPTRIPYIGPAGSFQQVSFADVVSGKVPAAFFKQKFVLVGATAPDLHDIVLTPKGLMPGVEVQANILNAFSEGRSLRTPSLHERALLLLALALIVVLASIILRLRYLAVFILALLIAYLLLVVGLATTDLLLPILAPTLLITLIGGVDLASRYLAEQNQRRFIHAAFAHYLAPAVIEKLVKGETKLELGGVKRELTILFSDIRGFTSLSEKMKPEELVPFLNEYLTAMTDIVLSSEGVVDKYIGDAIMAFWGAPITQEDHAVRAAMTAVKMKRKLVELQEGWSKSGKPRIDIGVGLNTGEVLVGNMGSKQRFDYTVIGDDVNLASRLEGLTKQYGATILISESTRKKLGEAFVVRELDLVAVKGRTKPVCVYELVEESAQVDQLAKNDIENFEIALSLYREQRWDESAGIFESLAKTDKPSAVFLERTKYLKAHPPGDSWDGSYTAKEK, from the coding sequence GTGAAAACGTCCGTCCGCCGCCAGCTCTTTGTTGCACTCTTCGGACTTGTTTGCGTTTTAACGCTCGGACTTTTGGATTCGGCCAACTATTTCGCAGTGGCCGACAGCCGGCTTACCGACAGGCTCATCGTTTCTCATCCGGAAACAACAGGCATTGTTATCGTGGCCATTGATAATAAAAGTATTCAGGAGTTTGGCGTGTGGCCATGGCCAAGAAGTATTCATGCGCAACTTATTGATTTCTTACGACAAACAGCAGCCCGCAACGTCGGGTATGACGTAACCTTTTCAGAAACCAGTGCGCCAGATGAGGATGTAAAACTCGCCCAGGCCATAAAAGCTGCAAAAAAGATTATCCTGGCTTCAGAACCCGGGCTCAATCCCCTTCCACTCTTTGAACCGGAAGGAACAGGCTTAACCACACTCATTACTGATCCTGACGGCGTGGTGCGGAGCGCTATCATCAAAGGGAGCCTCACAGAATCAGTCGCCGAATGGATTCCGGCAAGCGGTGTGCCTACACGGATTCCGTACATCGGCCCGGCCGGCTCCTTTCAACAGGTTTCATTCGCTGACGTTGTCAGTGGCAAAGTACCAGCAGCGTTCTTCAAACAAAAATTTGTACTGGTAGGCGCCACCGCCCCGGATCTTCATGACATTGTCCTTACGCCGAAAGGTCTCATGCCAGGCGTAGAGGTTCAGGCAAACATCCTGAACGCTTTTTCTGAAGGACGGTCTTTGCGTACGCCATCTCTGCACGAGCGCGCACTGCTTCTTCTGGCTCTCGCGCTCATCGTCGTCCTCGCATCAATCATACTCAGACTCAGATATCTGGCCGTCTTCATTCTCGCACTGCTCATTGCCTATTTACTCCTCGTCGTCGGGCTCGCTACCACTGACCTTCTTCTACCCATTCTTGCGCCCACTTTGCTCATTACGCTCATTGGTGGCGTTGACCTCGCTTCCCGCTATCTCGCCGAACAGAACCAGCGCCGCTTCATCCATGCAGCCTTCGCCCACTACCTCGCTCCGGCAGTTATCGAGAAGCTCGTGAAGGGCGAAACCAAGCTTGAACTTGGCGGGGTGAAACGCGAGCTCACCATTTTGTTCTCAGACATCCGCGGCTTTACATCGCTATCAGAAAAGATGAAACCTGAAGAGCTCGTCCCGTTTCTGAACGAGTATCTCACCGCCATGACGGACATCGTTCTTTCGTCTGAGGGCGTTGTCGACAAATACATTGGCGACGCAATCATGGCGTTTTGGGGAGCGCCGATCACCCAAGAAGATCATGCCGTCCGCGCGGCCATGACCGCAGTAAAAATGAAACGCAAGCTCGTAGAGCTGCAGGAGGGGTGGTCAAAATCTGGGAAGCCGAGAATCGACATCGGCGTAGGCCTCAACACCGGTGAGGTGTTGGTAGGCAACATGGGCTCCAAGCAACGGTTCGACTACACCGTCATTGGTGACGACGTGAACCTAGCCTCTCGACTCGAAGGGCTCACCAAGCAGTATGGAGCCACCATTCTCATTAGCGAATCGACTCGAAAGAAACTTGGCGAGGCATTCGTCGTTCGTGAACTGGACCTCGTGGCCGTGAAGGGACGAACCAAGCCAGTATGCGTCTATGAACTTGTCGAGGAATCCGCTCAAGTAGACCAGCTCGCGAAGAACGACATCGAAAACTTTGAAATAGCGCTCAGCCTCTATCGTGAACAGCGATGGGATGAATCAGCGGGCATTTTCGAGTCTCTCGCGAAGACTGATAAGCCGTCAGCGGTCTTTCTTGAGCGCACGAAATATCTCAAAGCACACCCGCCGGGAGATTCATGGGACGGCTCTTACACCGCCAAAGAAAAATAA
- a CDS encoding ferric reductase-like transmembrane domain-containing protein, translating to MKKGLLVVFLIILLPSVLWLRVNPLVFSSATGFSFSLGQYFAILGFTLFTLALLLSMRLPVFEKIFGNLAMSYRFHQWCGTIATVLLVLHPALLFGPTLIASPENFLPFLNAYNLIFKAFGFLALLTLVIVMIATFFVSLPYHVWKRIHRFMGLAFLLGALHGFFIDGSIAFTPTVRIIVGIFGLLGIGAIYYRILFRKYFVRKTPFTLERLETLGTVVKLTLKPIKKNLSFRAGQFAYLTIHDPSIVDEHPFSIVSKEGSGDELVFMAKMLGDDTNKFENLKPGTHVDVEGPFGNFSYALGGKRQLWIGGGIGITPFLSLASSLPLGYSVDLYYSIKTAGEEVGQTLLNEAVKNYPGLKVHIWITADKGYCTVDALIKDGLDLINTDDVLICGPAPMMQALETDFSKHGVKPGRIHTERFATRTLLPPK from the coding sequence ATGAAAAAAGGTCTTCTCGTAGTCTTCCTCATCATCCTATTGCCGAGCGTCCTCTGGCTTCGCGTCAATCCACTAGTGTTTTCGAGCGCTACCGGCTTCTCCTTTTCGCTCGGCCAGTATTTTGCCATCCTTGGCTTCACGCTGTTTACCCTCGCCCTCTTGTTGTCGATGCGTCTGCCAGTCTTCGAAAAAATATTCGGCAACCTAGCCATGTCATACCGGTTTCACCAATGGTGCGGCACGATCGCGACCGTCCTCCTAGTCCTCCATCCCGCTCTCCTCTTTGGTCCGACGCTCATCGCCTCGCCTGAAAACTTCTTGCCCTTCCTGAACGCCTATAACCTGATTTTCAAGGCGTTTGGTTTTCTTGCCCTGCTGACACTCGTCATCGTCATGATCGCCACCTTCTTTGTCTCGCTTCCCTATCACGTCTGGAAAAGAATTCACCGCTTCATGGGACTAGCCTTCCTACTTGGCGCGCTACACGGTTTTTTCATCGACGGGTCAATCGCGTTCACCCCAACTGTTCGCATTATCGTAGGGATCTTCGGACTGCTGGGTATTGGCGCTATTTACTACCGCATTCTCTTCAGGAAATATTTTGTCCGCAAAACACCGTTTACCCTGGAGCGACTCGAGACACTCGGAACGGTCGTCAAACTCACGCTCAAACCAATTAAGAAAAATCTGTCTTTCCGCGCCGGTCAGTTTGCCTATCTCACCATCCATGACCCGAGTATCGTAGATGAGCATCCATTTTCGATTGTCTCAAAAGAAGGTTCGGGCGATGAATTAGTTTTTATGGCCAAGATGCTTGGCGACGACACAAACAAATTCGAAAACCTGAAACCTGGAACCCATGTGGACGTAGAGGGTCCTTTCGGCAATTTTTCCTATGCACTCGGAGGCAAACGACAGCTGTGGATTGGCGGTGGCATAGGCATTACGCCGTTTCTTTCCCTTGCCTCATCTCTTCCGCTGGGTTATTCGGTCGATCTTTACTACTCGATCAAAACTGCCGGCGAAGAAGTTGGCCAAACACTGCTTAATGAAGCTGTCAAAAACTATCCCGGCCTTAAGGTTCATATCTGGATTACCGCGGACAAAGGCTACTGCACCGTTGACGCTCTCATAAAAGACGGCCTCGATCTCATAAACACTGACGATGTCCTAATATGCGGCCCCGCCCCCATGATGCAGGCACTTGAGACAGATTTCAGTAAGCACGGGGTCAAACCTGGGCGCATTCATACGGAACGGTTCGCTACCCGGACTCTTCTTCCACCCAAATAA
- a CDS encoding Ig-like domain-containing protein, producing the protein MPIATSLRRSSTRLFAFVAIALVCSSIASTLLMKTPIAHAAVDGATSSAVTLLDTNANGKIDRITFSILNTSLDTWVLQGASPYGLSVTDDGLDVALASVSITSAAAANPVTIQVNLNEGDADLDIDTSASAVELIYTAVTFGTCTLGATPSICDSDEELNAIATGDGAGAVNTEADGAAPVIYAGEYRDADVTPDGKIDALMVVFSETVTAASVLANNDLLLTSVGDFTSAAFGADATDLITGSVAFKVITLGTESTVVDTNNGGAAIAVSTQNAFSLTDGTNTNTTLGALGITFADAAGPSLKDAAYEDSDNDGKIDQFTFTFSESITASSVITAASLSLTGVGDFTSAAFGAGSTDLATGTVSSVSVPLGTESTVVDTASTSLTISSAGAFNLVDAATNSTGYVGAQAQLTFTDSAKPIIKTVEVRDTNTNGMIDRIDYIWSENVDTDDGAAPVAADLPTTLLPDGTAATFGSATLSDPAGASATLQVTGVTAQVTVNTGAGSTAISGDLSAKWKDAATVANAAHITGATANETISDLAAPVVSTVSPASAATGVSRTASIVITFSEAMTTTFNEATQFTITPNPTGTQSAVFSAGDTIVTIALPTLSCNTAYTVATAEATISASAGSPTTLVTTGPSTGDWSFTTTTSCTTAGGTGSGTSTPLTHSIAVNSPNGGQVYHAGDIVSIVWTGSNINTTNLSYATSTGGTYTAIASNLAGSGTYNWTVPDLTSSTVWIKAEGYDGSVFLASDTSDSTLSIVGTTTATPTPVPPQSQPTTGTGTSPLTGLPEVINVVSAGDVLRGEHYSTVYYIDANLLRRPFQDSQTYFTHYSSWATVRTVTDATLSTLTMGKPMLPKSGVVLVKIVSDPRVYALETSLDGLHEVSLRWVPSETVANTLYGSTWADYVIDIPSTIYTHFGHGSDMTGSDIVNRNIMQTRAFLNR; encoded by the coding sequence ATGCCAATAGCCACGTCACTTCGCCGGTCTTCAACCCGCTTATTCGCGTTCGTCGCGATAGCGCTCGTTTGTTCGTCAATCGCTTCAACACTGCTCATGAAGACGCCGATAGCTCACGCGGCGGTGGACGGAGCAACCTCAAGTGCAGTTACTCTGCTTGATACAAACGCCAACGGAAAAATCGACCGCATTACCTTTAGCATTTTAAACACTTCGCTCGATACCTGGGTCCTCCAGGGCGCGTCACCCTACGGACTATCAGTCACGGACGATGGGTTGGATGTAGCTCTCGCCTCGGTCTCAATCACCTCGGCAGCCGCCGCTAATCCGGTCACCATTCAAGTAAACTTAAACGAGGGAGACGCAGATCTGGATATTGATACTTCCGCTTCCGCGGTCGAACTTATTTACACGGCCGTTACTTTTGGTACTTGTACGCTCGGGGCCACGCCTTCAATTTGTGACTCCGATGAAGAATTAAACGCCATTGCTACCGGGGACGGCGCTGGTGCAGTAAACACAGAAGCGGATGGTGCAGCTCCGGTGATATATGCCGGAGAATACCGCGATGCGGATGTTACTCCAGATGGGAAAATAGATGCCCTCATGGTGGTGTTCTCGGAAACCGTAACGGCCGCCAGCGTTCTTGCTAACAATGATCTTCTTCTGACAAGTGTCGGAGATTTCACCAGTGCAGCTTTTGGTGCGGACGCCACAGACCTCATCACTGGTAGCGTGGCTTTCAAAGTAATCACTCTCGGTACAGAGTCTACAGTGGTAGATACTAATAACGGAGGCGCAGCTATAGCCGTTAGCACACAGAATGCCTTTTCACTCACGGACGGCACAAACACGAATACTACCTTAGGAGCGCTTGGCATTACCTTTGCTGATGCCGCCGGTCCAAGCCTCAAAGACGCCGCCTACGAAGATAGTGATAATGACGGAAAAATTGATCAATTCACCTTCACCTTCTCTGAATCCATCACCGCTTCTAGCGTAATTACCGCTGCCAGCCTAAGCCTTACTGGCGTGGGCGATTTCACTAGTGCCGCCTTTGGTGCTGGGAGCACGGATCTAGCCACCGGCACAGTCTCATCTGTCAGCGTTCCGCTCGGTACTGAATCAACGGTAGTTGATACCGCGTCCACCTCACTCACCATTTCCTCGGCCGGTGCTTTTAACCTGGTTGATGCCGCCACCAATTCCACTGGTTACGTTGGCGCACAGGCCCAGCTCACCTTCACCGACTCTGCCAAACCAATCATCAAGACAGTGGAGGTTAGGGACACAAACACTAACGGTATGATCGACCGTATTGATTACATTTGGTCGGAAAACGTGGACACGGATGATGGCGCTGCCCCTGTAGCAGCCGACCTTCCGACTACACTTTTACCTGACGGTACAGCAGCCACCTTCGGTTCGGCCACTCTCTCTGATCCAGCCGGCGCCAGCGCCACGCTCCAAGTAACCGGCGTAACCGCGCAGGTAACCGTGAACACAGGCGCCGGTTCAACCGCCATCTCCGGCGATCTTTCGGCTAAATGGAAGGACGCGGCTACCGTGGCTAATGCCGCCCACATCACTGGCGCTACGGCCAATGAAACTATTTCAGACCTAGCCGCGCCAGTCGTGTCTACAGTCTCGCCAGCTAGCGCCGCCACCGGCGTCAGCCGTACCGCATCTATTGTAATCACTTTCTCAGAGGCCATGACCACGACGTTCAACGAGGCCACTCAATTTACCATCACCCCAAACCCAACTGGCACACAAAGTGCCGTCTTTTCTGCAGGCGACACAATTGTCACTATTGCCCTGCCGACATTAAGCTGTAACACGGCCTATACCGTAGCTACGGCGGAAGCCACAATCAGCGCGTCAGCTGGCTCCCCAACTACGCTTGTCACCACCGGTCCCTCAACCGGCGACTGGTCATTCACCACCACCACCAGCTGCACCACTGCGGGCGGTACCGGCAGCGGAACATCCACGCCTTTGACCCATTCCATTGCAGTCAATTCGCCCAATGGCGGGCAGGTCTACCACGCTGGAGACATAGTTTCGATTGTTTGGACAGGCTCTAACATCAATACTACAAATCTTTCCTACGCTACCTCAACCGGTGGAACGTACACCGCCATAGCTTCCAACTTGGCAGGCAGCGGCACGTACAACTGGACAGTTCCGGACCTTACTAGTTCAACCGTCTGGATAAAAGCTGAAGGCTATGACGGTAGCGTCTTCCTGGCCAGCGATACTTCTGACTCGACTCTAAGCATAGTTGGTACGACCACAGCTACGCCTACTCCGGTTCCGCCACAGAGTCAGCCGACCACCGGTACCGGCACCTCACCACTTACTGGCCTGCCAGAAGTGATCAACGTAGTCTCCGCTGGCGATGTCTTGCGCGGTGAGCACTACTCGACCGTCTACTACATTGATGCCAACCTATTGCGCCGACCATTCCAAGATTCTCAAACATACTTTACCCATTACTCATCCTGGGCAACGGTTCGGACGGTGACTGACGCCACCCTAAGCACGCTCACCATGGGCAAACCCATGTTGCCAAAGTCAGGCGTGGTCCTCGTGAAGATCGTGTCCGACCCGCGTGTCTACGCTCTAGAGACAAGCCTTGATGGCCTGCATGAAGTCTCACTCCGCTGGGTTCCGAGCGAAACAGTCGCCAACACGCTCTACGGCTCAACCTGGGCTGACTATGTGATAGATATCCCCTCCACCATCTACACGCACTTCGGTCACGGCTCAGATATGACTGGTTCTGACATCGTGAACCGCAACATCATGCAGACCCGCGCCTTCCTTAATCGATAG
- a CDS encoding FecR family protein, producing MQAYKWFVAFIMLVSLGVGGFSLAVGAATAPLSVPNEPATLHVEAGRVELKQINTETWIEATEGAVIIPGDSLKTDSTGEASINLFDQGEIRLDHDTEITLTDAVWNANTPDVFLGSVFLSTGKLWSRLFDFVSPDSGFNVRTESTVATVRGTVFSVSALPDGGAWVYVDDHTVNIKTPTDSQSIRSGQHAQIAKDAGRFAITRKDIPDDKFVDWISKNRQRDVDFDARIRAKWHKKLSQLMTFTRIAEPLRLAAAFDGQKKEALKKRFGLRTKLLTRLESVRHNDLPTAPATIKPEITTTTSVESIIIQGLPGESQTYPLNTEPIVTEPKVIVPRLY from the coding sequence ATGCAAGCCTACAAATGGTTCGTGGCGTTCATTATGCTCGTGAGCTTGGGAGTCGGTGGTTTCTCGCTGGCCGTTGGCGCGGCTACTGCCCCACTGTCTGTACCAAACGAACCGGCCACGCTCCATGTTGAAGCCGGACGCGTCGAGCTCAAACAGATAAACACCGAAACGTGGATCGAGGCCACGGAAGGCGCCGTCATTATCCCAGGTGACTCGCTCAAAACCGATAGCACCGGAGAAGCAAGCATCAATCTCTTTGATCAAGGTGAAATCAGGCTAGACCACGATACAGAAATAACGCTCACTGACGCCGTGTGGAACGCGAATACCCCGGATGTCTTCTTAGGCAGTGTTTTTCTCTCTACGGGCAAACTATGGTCCAGGCTTTTCGACTTCGTCTCTCCTGACTCCGGCTTCAACGTACGGACCGAGTCAACCGTGGCCACCGTTCGCGGTACGGTCTTTTCGGTCAGCGCACTCCCGGATGGTGGAGCGTGGGTGTACGTTGACGACCACACGGTCAACATCAAAACCCCGACGGACTCACAGTCCATCAGGAGCGGACAGCACGCCCAAATAGCCAAAGATGCTGGCCGGTTCGCCATTACGCGGAAAGATATTCCCGATGACAAGTTTGTTGATTGGATTTCCAAAAACCGCCAACGCGATGTTGATTTTGACGCCCGCATCCGCGCCAAGTGGCACAAGAAGCTGTCTCAGCTCATGACCTTCACTCGGATTGCCGAACCGCTTAGGCTCGCGGCTGCGTTTGACGGCCAAAAGAAAGAAGCGCTCAAGAAACGATTTGGTCTGCGCACTAAACTCCTCACACGTCTTGAAAGTGTGCGCCATAACGATCTCCCAACAGCTCCAGCAACTATCAAACCGGAAATCACTACAACCACTTCAGTGGAGTCAATCATAATCCAAGGCTTGCCCGGCGAATCACAAACGTATCCGCTAAATACTGAACCGATCGTCACCGAGCCCAAAGTTATTGTCCCACGGCTCTACTAA